A portion of the Lolium rigidum isolate FL_2022 chromosome 1, APGP_CSIRO_Lrig_0.1, whole genome shotgun sequence genome contains these proteins:
- the LOC124672201 gene encoding protein PHOSPHATE-INDUCED 1 homolog has product MESAPSGFHLRDHVLGVFVLALLSLAHRSTGARRLMELYEPDLSERLTYHNGTVLSGDIPASILWYGNFTAAQKDIVSDFLASLAAAPGAYPSPSVPQWWSSILRLYLSKVEAVGKKEAEKTRVFLSGNFSDEGCSLGRSLTLSQLPALAAAAKPVKGGVALVLTAQDVAVEGFCMSRCGMHGSDAKAGTAYVWVGNSAAQCPAQCAWPFKQEEPPVVPPNGDLGMDGLVINVASMLAGAVTNPFGDGFYQGERQAPLEAATACQGVYGTGAYPGNAGKLLIDKVTGASYNAHGARGRKHLLPALFDPLSSGCATLI; this is encoded by the coding sequence ATGGAGTCAGCTCCGAGCGGCTTCCATCTCCGCGACCATGTCCTGGGTGTGTTCGTGCTAGCTCTGCTGAGCTTGGCACACCGCTCCACGGGAGCAAGGAGGCTCATGGAGCTGTACGAGCCCGATCTCAGCGAGCGCCTCACGTACCACAACGGCACCGTGCTGAGCGGCGACATCCCCGCGTCCATCCTCTGGTACGGGAACTTCACGGCGGCGCAGAAGGACATCGTCTCCGACTTCCTCGCCTCCCTGGCGGCCGCACCGGGAGCATACCCCTCCCCTTCCGTGCCGCAGTGGTGGAGCAGCATCCTCCGTCTGTACCTCTCCAAGGTGGAGGCCGTCGGCAAGAAGGAAGCCGAGAAGACACGGGTATTCCTCTCCGGCAACTTCTCCGACGAGGGGTGCTCGCTGGGTCGGAGCCTGACGCTGTCCCAGCTCCCGGCACTGGCGGCAGCGGCGAAGCCCGTGAAAGGTGGCGTCGCGCTGGTGCTCACGGCGCAGGACGTGGCCGTGGAGGGGTTCTGCATGAGCCGGTGCGGCATGCACGGGTCGGACGCCAAGGCCGGCACCGCCTACGTGTGGGTCGGCAACTCGGCGGCGCAGTGCCCCGCCCAGTGCGCGTGGCCGTTCAAGCAGGAGGAGCCGCCGGTGGTGCCGCCGAACGGCGACCTGGGCATGGACGGCCTCGTGATCAACGTGGCCAGCATGCTCGCGGGCGCGGTGACCAACCCGTTCGGCGACGGGTTTTACCAGGGAGAACGCCAGGCGCCGCTGGAGGCCGCGACGGCGTGCCAGGGGGTATACGGTACCGGCGCGTACCCCGGGAACGCCGGTAAGCTGCTGATTGATAAGGTGACCGGAGCGAGCTACAACGCCCACGGGGCGCGCGGGAGGAAGCACCTGCTGCCTGCGCTGTTCGACCCCTTGTCGTCCGGGTGTGCCACCCTTATTTGA